One segment of Anopheles stephensi strain Indian chromosome 3, UCI_ANSTEP_V1.0, whole genome shotgun sequence DNA contains the following:
- the LOC118511662 gene encoding uncharacterized protein LOC118511662: MGKHKHGNRKRYLCNVDVPLSRSTASVLKSSTGDNVIPPAPTSILKPTTSTSTRAPQNQQPPSTTAAASSEASKYKQPELHTTLGLSKRIETVKKIEPQPITSMGQLTPNSKKRVNTQITKQLNHQYDQSVFKKLAPVNVNDTVLLPAPGSRTAASASSKSKYLFKDKKDPEPTLSDYLRPIPRFTIDFVPHIPTPHLGRVTAGDSWNNFHNIEYVQRIMEEH; this comes from the exons ATGGGCAAACATAAGCACGGAAATCGAAAGCGATACCTTTGCAACGTGGACGTCCCACTGTCCCGATCAACTGCTAGCGTGCTGAAATCGTCCACCGGTGATAATGTTATTCCACCGGCGCCGACATCGATCCTGAAACCAACCACATCTACCAGCACCCGAGCACCACAAAACCAGCAACCACCATCAACGACAGCGGCCGCATCATCGGAAGCTTCGAAGTATAAGCAACCGGAACTGCACACTACACTCGGCTTAAGCAAACGGATCGAAACGGTAAAGAAGATAGAACCACAGCCCATCACCAGCATGGGACAGCTGACGCCCAATAGTAAAAAGCGCGTTAATACACAG ATCACGAAACAGCTTAACCATCAGTACGATCAATCGGTGTTCAAGAAGCTTGCACCGGTCAACGTAAACGATACCGTACTGCTGCCTGCACCGGGAAGCCGTACAGCGGCGTCCGCATCCTCCAAATCCAAATACCTGTTCAAGGACAAGAAAGATCCGGAACCAACGCTCAGTGACTACCTGCGGCCGATTCCACGCTTTACGATCGACTTTGTACCGCACATTCCGACCCCACACCTGGGCCGCGTGACGGCCGGTGACTCGTGGAACAACTTCCACAACATCGAGTACGTGCAGCGGATAATGGAAGAGCACTGA